A single window of Liolophura sinensis isolate JHLJ2023 chromosome 6, CUHK_Ljap_v2, whole genome shotgun sequence DNA harbors:
- the LOC135467013 gene encoding forkhead box protein N2-like produces the protein MAYKRKFSQSFHTDTDMVENLLKYRKVSRPASIKKTPVPSVSQDDLRSVLDNFVRTYEGLDLQDVSRKPNFTYTELIFLAIMRSPNFCLPITEIYRYIETRFCYFKETGKQHWKNAIRHSLSKTKCFTKIGLQDQKPRNGVLNRSAFLWGITPKSLLTFARGDYRPTNKFSGSKALRSGFQQVNANGLWEGCVLSLTHRMEAFQNILDTSPSPAKLFQLQMCNLEDTSVHFNTDPGLKDYGHSSSARVSPLTRCAMTADSSSPYSDTTSDTSVCASDSSGYDTLGELLSPDFHMHSQLSCRVTPPIHQTRFSYLETNENSSDLPELSPECMYNIPDLPEIPPLRLTFDDVIARSDITTCTNHAFSDNLAIGEPSFYPHQRAQIDMAYINHPGTSDISEDSVNSYLSL, from the exons ATGGCTTACAAGAGAAAGTTCAGTCAAAGTTTCCACACAGATACCGACATGGTGGAGAATTTACTGAAATACCGGAAGGTCTCTAGACCAGCCTCTATTAAGAAAACGCCCGTTCCGTCTGTCAGCCAAGATGACCTGCGCAGTGTGCTAGATAACTTTGTCAGAACCTACGAAGGACTCGACCTTCAGGATGTCAGCCGAAAACCAAACTTTACCTACACGGAACTCATCTTCCTGGCGATAATGAGATCTCCCAACTTCTGTCTGCCCATCACTGAAATCTACCGCTACATCGAGACTCGCTTCTGCTATTTTAAAGAGACCGGTAAACAACATTGGAAAAATGCCATCCGCCATAGTTTGTCCAAAACCAAGTGCTTCACCAAGATCGGATTACAGGACCAAAAACCACGCAACGGTGTCCTTAACAG ATCTGCTTTTCTGTGGGGCATTACCCCAAAGAGCTTGCTAACCTTTGCCCGAGGAGATTACCGACCGACTAACAAGTTCTCCGGATCCAAAGCATTACGGTCAGGATTCCAACAAGTCAACGCCAATGGATTATGGGAAGGCTGTGTGTTATCCTTGACTCACAGAATGGAGGCTTTCCAGAACATTCTTGACACCAGTCCGTCTCCGGCTAAACTGTTCCAGCTTCAGATGTGCAATCTAGAGGACACCTCAGTTCATTTCAACACTGATCCTGGGCTGAAGGACTACGGGCACAGTAGCTCAGCCAGAGTTAGTCCTCTAACTCGATGTGCGATGACTGCAGATTCATCAAGCCCGTATAGTGACACCACAAGTGACACCTCGGTGTGTGCGTCTGACAGCAGCGGTTACGACACTTTAGGAGAATTATTAAGTCCCGATTTTCATATGCATAGTCAATTGTCGTGTAGAGTTACGCCCCCTATTCACCAGACCAGGTTCTCCTATTTAGAAACCAATGAGAATTCAAGCGACCTACCGGAATTGTCTCCGGAGTGTATGTACAATATTCCTGATCTTCCGGAAATTCCACCACTGAGACTCACgtttgatgacgtcatcgcAAGGAGTGACATCACCACATGCACGAACCATGCCTTTTCTGATAACCTCGCCATCGGCGAGCCGTCATTTTATCCACATCAACGTGCCCAGATAGACATGGCATACATCAACCATCCAGGGACATCGGACATTTCTGAAGACAGTGTGAATTCATATTTGTCTTTATAA